A region from the Nitrospirota bacterium genome encodes:
- a CDS encoding DUF4160 domain-containing protein, whose translation MSPSIFRVKGYRFYFLSNEEERIHVHITCEEGEAKFWLEPIISLAISHGLNPRRLNEIQKIVEEHKNEIIKAWQRHFGKR comes from the coding sequence ATGAGCCCCTCAATTTTCAGAGTGAAAGGCTATAGATTTTATTTCCTTTCAAATGAAGAGGAAAGAATCCATGTTCATATAACATGCGAGGAAGGCGAAGCGAAATTTTGGTTAGAGCCAATAATATCATTGGCCATATCTCACGGGTTGAATCCAAGAAGATTGAACGAGATTCAAAAGATCGTAGAGGAGCACAAGAATGAAATCATTAAAGCATGGCAAAGACATTTCGGTAAGCGTTGA
- a CDS encoding DUF2442 domain-containing protein yields MKSLKHGKDISVSVENITPFGIWLFVKEKEYFLSYKDYPYFIDQTLNSIQNVQLLHGIHLYWPDLDVDLEIDNLETPEKYPLKSKLIKKNLASNSTGRRIAAR; encoded by the coding sequence ATGAAATCATTAAAGCATGGCAAAGACATTTCGGTAAGCGTTGAAAATATAACTCCTTTTGGCATCTGGCTTTTTGTTAAAGAAAAGGAATATTTTCTTAGTTATAAGGATTATCCATATTTTATAGACCAGACATTGAACTCAATACAGAATGTTCAATTGCTCCATGGCATTCATTTGTACTGGCCGGATCTGGATGTTGATCTTGAAATTGATAATCTTGAAACTCCGGAGAAATATCCTTTGAAATCAAAATTAATAAAGAAGAATCTTGCAAGCAATTCAACGGGACGACGAATTGCCGCCCGTTAA
- a CDS encoding DUF1523 family protein has translation MNDTLKIIKRSFLISTGIVLVIAAIGCYSYFVADKVETVINDTEVKRYDGNDIYLVFTDYGVLQNTDARYRVKFNSSDIQNTCIRLKGKKAEIKKYGWRIRPLSWYENIVAVEEITPHQ, from the coding sequence ATGAACGACACGCTTAAAATAATAAAAAGATCATTTCTCATTTCAACAGGAATCGTTCTTGTCATTGCAGCCATCGGTTGTTACAGCTATTTTGTCGCCGACAAAGTGGAGACCGTTATCAATGACACTGAAGTGAAAAGGTATGACGGGAATGACATATATCTTGTGTTTACTGACTACGGGGTTTTGCAGAATACGGACGCTCGTTATCGGGTCAAGTTCAACTCTTCAGACATTCAGAATACGTGCATAAGGCTCAAAGGCAAAAAGGCGGAAATAAAAAAGTACGGCTGGAGGATCAGGCCGTTGTCATGGTACGAAAATATTGTGGCAGTTGAAGAGATCACGCCGCATCAATAA
- a CDS encoding glucose-1-phosphate adenylyltransferase yields MAYPKTLAMIMAGGRGERLFPLTFERSKPAVPFGGRYRIVDFVLSNLINSQIFSIYLLVQYKSQSLIEYTRENWGLSAVMSDHFVTVVPPQMRYGPDWFQGTANAVFQNLNLIRQHKPELVIVFGADHIYRMDIRQMIDFHLKRKAHVTVAARPVPISEASAFGIIDAEADGRIKSFVEKPKSPAPMPDDPTRAYCSMGNYIFSTDVLIKALIQAERNKEYDFGKHVIPNLLNAGESLYAYDFATNVIPGSKPHEELGYWRDVGNIKSFWDAHQDMLGEKPVFEINNELWPIRPSRNELPATKILGGEITNSIIAEGTLINKSKIVNSVIRRGVVIEAGVEIRDSIIMDYVTLKKGCTLNKVIVDAHNVIEEGIHIGYDSKKPYWRAHLDPSGITVIATEKHTGRV; encoded by the coding sequence ATGGCATATCCGAAGACTCTTGCGATGATAATGGCAGGCGGCAGGGGAGAAAGGCTTTTCCCCCTGACGTTTGAGCGTTCCAAACCGGCTGTTCCGTTCGGGGGCCGATACCGCATTGTTGATTTCGTGCTCAGCAATCTTATCAACTCACAGATCTTTTCGATCTATCTCCTTGTGCAGTACAAGTCCCAGTCCCTCATTGAATATACGAGGGAAAACTGGGGGCTTTCCGCTGTGATGAGCGACCATTTCGTGACCGTTGTCCCGCCTCAGATGAGGTATGGCCCCGACTGGTTTCAGGGCACTGCGAACGCGGTCTTTCAAAACCTCAATCTCATCCGGCAGCACAAACCGGAACTTGTGATCGTCTTTGGGGCCGACCACATTTACCGTATGGACATCAGGCAGATGATTGATTTTCATCTTAAACGCAAAGCGCATGTGACAGTCGCCGCGAGGCCCGTTCCAATAAGCGAGGCCAGCGCGTTCGGCATTATTGACGCGGAAGCAGACGGCAGGATAAAAAGCTTTGTAGAGAAACCGAAGAGCCCGGCGCCGATGCCCGATGATCCAACGAGGGCCTACTGCTCAATGGGCAATTACATTTTCAGTACTGATGTCCTGATCAAGGCGCTGATACAGGCCGAGAGGAATAAAGAATATGACTTCGGCAAACATGTTATACCGAATCTTTTAAACGCGGGCGAAAGTCTTTATGCATACGATTTTGCGACCAATGTCATTCCCGGGTCAAAGCCCCATGAGGAGCTTGGATACTGGAGGGATGTTGGCAACATCAAATCCTTCTGGGACGCGCATCAGGACATGCTTGGAGAAAAGCCGGTGTTTGAGATCAACAACGAGCTGTGGCCTATCCGTCCGTCAAGAAATGAACTGCCTGCCACAAAAATATTAGGCGGAGAGATCACCAACAGCATAATCGCGGAGGGGACGCTCATCAATAAATCGAAGATAGTGAATTCCGTTATCCGCCGCGGGGTCGTTATCGAGGCCGGAGTTGAGATCAGGGACTCAATCATCATGGATTACGTGACTCTGAAAAAAGGATGCACTTTAAATAAAGTGATCGTTGACGCGCACAATGTGATAGAAGAAGGTATACATATCGGGTATGACAGCAAGAAACCATACTGGCGCGCGCACTTAGACCCCTCAGGAATTACGGTCATCGCAACCGAGAAACACACGGGCAGGGTTTAA
- a CDS encoding type IV pilus twitching motility protein PilT — translation MAKIDALFNYMMENSASDLHLSTGAKPKIRKHGELVELDQPELTNDSVKTLLFEIATEEQQKTFNAKRDLDFAYEIPGVARFRANYFEQKRGMAAVFRIIPTKILTVQDLGLPDQVLKFTNLSRGLVLVTGPTGSGKSTTLAAIIDYINTNRKDHILTIEDPVEFVHQNKGCLVNHREIGSHTASFASALRAALREDPDVILVGEMRDLETIELAITAAETGHLVFGTLHTSSAAKTIDRIIDAFPAGQQAQIRTMLSESLKGVICQQLLKRSDKPGRLAALEILYCKTAIANLIREGKTFQIPSIMQTSKGEGMQLLDQAIMDFLMQKKIAPEEAHLKANDKNAFERFLKKG, via the coding sequence ATGGCAAAGATTGACGCATTATTTAATTACATGATGGAAAACAGCGCAAGCGATCTACACCTTAGCACCGGGGCAAAACCAAAGATAAGAAAGCACGGGGAGCTTGTGGAGCTGGACCAGCCTGAGCTGACAAACGATTCAGTGAAAACCCTCCTGTTTGAGATAGCAACCGAGGAGCAGCAGAAGACATTTAACGCAAAAAGGGACCTGGACTTCGCATACGAGATACCCGGGGTCGCGAGGTTCCGCGCGAATTATTTTGAGCAGAAGCGGGGCATGGCCGCGGTCTTCAGGATCATTCCCACAAAGATCCTCACTGTGCAGGACCTGGGATTGCCGGACCAGGTTTTGAAATTTACTAATTTAAGCAGGGGGCTTGTGCTTGTAACAGGCCCGACAGGAAGCGGGAAGTCAACCACACTTGCGGCGATCATTGATTACATCAACACAAACAGGAAAGACCATATCCTGACAATCGAAGACCCTGTTGAGTTTGTGCATCAGAACAAAGGCTGCCTGGTCAATCACCGGGAGATCGGAAGCCATACCGCGTCATTCGCCTCCGCATTGAGGGCCGCGCTGAGAGAAGACCCTGATGTAATCCTCGTTGGTGAAATGCGCGACCTGGAAACAATTGAGCTTGCGATAACCGCTGCTGAGACCGGGCATCTCGTCTTCGGCACGCTTCACACAAGCTCCGCCGCAAAGACCATTGACCGCATAATCGACGCCTTCCCCGCAGGACAGCAGGCCCAGATCAGGACGATGCTCTCCGAGTCATTGAAAGGCGTCATCTGCCAGCAGTTGTTAAAGAGGTCTGACAAACCCGGACGGCTGGCTGCGCTCGAAATTCTGTACTGCAAAACCGCGATCGCAAATTTGATCAGGGAAGGAAAGACATTTCAAATACCATCCATCATGCAGACATCAAAAGGCGAAGGGATGCAGCTCCTGGACCAGGCGATAATGGACTTTCTGATGCAGAAGAAGATCGCGCCGGAAGAGGCGCATCTGAAGGCCAATGATAAAAACGCATTCGAGAGGTTTTTGAAGAAGGGTTAA
- the rsxC gene encoding electron transport complex subunit RsxC gives MSKVATFERGIHPKYNKELSSGKSITPAKLPQRVVIPLSQHIGAPAKCEVKIGDEVKKGQVIGSPAGFVSSPVHSSISGKVIAIADFPTAVGRLVPSVVIESDGKDEAVSFKENPNYMNLSADEIKAAIKDAGIVGMGGAAFPTNVKLSPPKEKPIDTVILNGAECEPYLTADHRLMVERPKDVVEGLKIIMRSLGVNKGYIGIEENKPDAIAAIKSAASGESSIEVHTLEIKYPQGAEKMLIKAIKNREVPSKGLPMDVGVVVQNIGTAIAIYEAVRFGKPLIERVVTVTGRGIKEPRNMMVRVGTLLSDVIDQCGGLVEGAVKVISGGPMMGFAQWTLDVPVTKGTSGILVLSEEEYVSSEEYFACIRCGRCVDVCPMGLNPSMLSILIEKGHYEEAKDYNLYDCFECGSCAYVCPAKRPMVQFMRLAKSQVKP, from the coding sequence ATGAGTAAAGTTGCGACATTCGAAAGAGGGATCCATCCCAAGTATAACAAGGAATTATCTTCGGGGAAATCCATCACCCCGGCAAAGCTGCCTCAGAGAGTAGTCATCCCGCTCAGCCAGCACATCGGCGCTCCAGCGAAATGTGAAGTAAAGATCGGAGACGAAGTTAAAAAAGGCCAGGTCATCGGTTCTCCCGCAGGTTTTGTGTCCTCGCCGGTCCATTCGTCTATTTCAGGAAAAGTAATAGCAATTGCCGATTTTCCCACCGCTGTTGGAAGGCTGGTCCCATCGGTTGTTATAGAAAGCGACGGGAAAGATGAAGCGGTCTCGTTTAAAGAAAATCCGAATTATATGAATCTAAGCGCTGATGAGATCAAGGCCGCTATAAAAGACGCGGGAATCGTCGGGATGGGCGGCGCCGCGTTCCCGACAAATGTAAAACTCTCCCCGCCAAAAGAAAAACCCATTGACACAGTCATACTTAACGGCGCGGAATGCGAGCCCTATCTTACCGCAGACCACAGGCTCATGGTAGAACGTCCCAAAGATGTTGTTGAAGGCCTGAAGATCATTATGAGGTCGCTCGGCGTTAATAAAGGCTATATCGGCATTGAGGAAAATAAACCTGACGCCATCGCGGCTATTAAATCCGCCGCTTCCGGCGAGTCCAGTATTGAAGTCCACACTCTTGAGATAAAGTACCCGCAGGGCGCTGAAAAGATGCTGATAAAGGCGATAAAGAACAGGGAGGTGCCAAGCAAGGGGCTTCCGATGGACGTTGGTGTTGTCGTCCAGAATATCGGCACCGCTATCGCGATCTATGAAGCAGTGAGGTTCGGCAAGCCCTTGATAGAAAGGGTTGTAACTGTTACCGGCAGGGGGATTAAAGAACCCCGCAATATGATGGTGAGGGTCGGGACCCTTTTGTCGGATGTAATTGATCAGTGCGGCGGCCTTGTTGAAGGCGCTGTGAAGGTGATCTCCGGAGGCCCAATGATGGGATTTGCGCAGTGGACCCTTGATGTGCCTGTTACAAAAGGCACTTCCGGCATACTGGTCCTCAGTGAAGAGGAATACGTATCGTCGGAGGAGTATTTCGCCTGCATAAGGTGCGGGCGTTGCGTTGACGTATGTCCCATGGGACTCAACCCGTCAATGCTTAGCATCCTGATCGAGAAAGGGCATTACGAAGAGGCAAAGGATTATAACCTCTACGACTGTTTTGAGTGCGGATCATGCGCTTATGTGTGCCCGGCAAAGAGGCCCATGGTGCAGTTTATGAGACTTGCAAAATCGCAGGTGAAACCGTAA
- a CDS encoding RnfABCDGE type electron transport complex subunit D — MATDVKSHPLVVSVSPHVRDEESIAKIMWTVNFALLPAFIMSVYYFGPRAVYVTGLCILTAVLSEHLFQKGLNRKITSTDGSAFLTGLLLGMNLPPSVPFYIPIVGSLVAVVITKMLFGGLGYNIFNPALVGRAFLLISWPKLMTIWSTPTAQFLAMDAKTTATPLGILKEEGAVKLMEVFGDKMSLYSHLLLGNRAGSIGETSAIALLIGAAILIYKKYITWHIPFSFLGTVAVAAWIFGGKGGLFTGDPVIHLLSGGLMLGAFFMATDYVTCPTIKKGQIIFGIGCGAITMLIRLKGGFPEGVMFAILLMNCFAPLIDRGVAPKMFGAVKKKEEKK, encoded by the coding sequence ATGGCAACTGATGTAAAGTCACATCCATTAGTAGTTTCAGTAAGCCCGCATGTTAGGGACGAGGAATCCATTGCAAAGATCATGTGGACGGTCAACTTCGCGCTACTTCCCGCTTTCATTATGTCTGTATATTATTTCGGCCCAAGGGCAGTCTATGTTACCGGCCTCTGCATTTTGACCGCGGTCTTATCAGAGCACCTTTTCCAGAAGGGCCTGAACAGGAAAATTACCTCAACCGATGGAAGCGCGTTTTTAACAGGACTTCTGCTTGGAATGAACCTTCCGCCAAGTGTGCCGTTTTATATTCCAATTGTAGGATCTTTAGTAGCGGTTGTTATCACAAAGATGCTATTCGGCGGACTTGGATACAATATCTTTAATCCTGCGCTTGTCGGCAGGGCGTTCTTATTAATAAGCTGGCCGAAACTGATGACGATATGGTCAACGCCTACCGCGCAGTTTCTGGCAATGGATGCCAAAACAACGGCAACCCCTCTCGGCATTTTAAAAGAAGAAGGCGCGGTCAAGCTCATGGAAGTCTTCGGAGACAAGATGAGCCTCTACTCACACCTGCTTCTGGGAAACAGGGCCGGTTCTATCGGTGAAACTTCCGCAATAGCACTGCTTATCGGCGCGGCCATCCTCATTTATAAAAAATATATCACGTGGCATATCCCCTTTTCATTTCTTGGAACAGTCGCGGTAGCAGCTTGGATATTCGGCGGCAAGGGCGGACTTTTTACAGGCGATCCGGTCATACATCTTTTAAGCGGCGGTCTTATGCTTGGCGCGTTTTTTATGGCAACGGATTATGTCACTTGTCCCACAATTAAAAAAGGTCAGATAATCTTCGGCATCGGCTGCGGCGCGATCACAATGCTTATAAGATTGAAGGGCGGTTTCCCTGAAGGCGTCATGTTCGCGATACTTTTAATGAACTGTTTTGCGCCGCTTATTGACAGAGGTGTAGCGCCAAAAATGTTCGGCGCTGTAAAGAAGAAGGAAGAGAAAAAATGA
- a CDS encoding FMN-binding protein yields the protein MTQKEIVKIAINLVVIYVIGGLILAFVYAKASPIMFIKAKEEKEAALKTMMPDADKIEEIGKWSPHGKHAGYYTARKGNEDLGYIIECFGKGYSSYINVLVSVDKDLTVKKINILHHAETPGLGDEIEKDYFLSRFEGKTIDTLVVVKGDAGDKVEAITGATISSRAVTEDGVRNGVKMLKEKLSGGGEEKKEEQGKEHEHGSH from the coding sequence ATGACACAAAAAGAGATTGTAAAAATAGCGATCAACCTTGTTGTTATATATGTTATTGGCGGGCTGATCCTTGCCTTTGTGTATGCCAAGGCGTCCCCGATCATGTTCATAAAGGCGAAGGAAGAAAAGGAAGCGGCGCTCAAGACAATGATGCCGGATGCGGACAAGATAGAAGAGATAGGCAAGTGGTCGCCGCACGGCAAGCATGCCGGATATTATACTGCCAGGAAAGGCAATGAAGATCTCGGCTATATCATTGAATGTTTCGGGAAGGGTTATTCAAGTTACATAAATGTGCTTGTTTCGGTTGACAAGGACCTTACAGTTAAGAAGATAAATATCCTGCATCACGCTGAAACCCCCGGATTGGGAGACGAGATCGAAAAGGATTACTTCCTCAGCAGGTTTGAAGGCAAGACAATTGATACACTTGTCGTAGTAAAAGGAGATGCGGGGGATAAAGTCGAGGCGATCACCGGCGCCACGATATCAAGCCGTGCGGTAACGGAAGACGGCGTTCGAAACGGCGTCAAAATGCTGAAGGAAAAACTTTCAGGCGGCGGAGAAGAAAAGAAGGAAGAACAGGGAAAGGAGCATGAACATGGCTCACACTAA
- the rsxE gene encoding electron transport complex subunit RsxE, translating into MAHTNKSNWELIKNGMFSENTIFRMAISLCPSIAVTNSLKNGFFMGAAVIVVQTMVNFTVSLIRNFINPKIRIPIFMMVIAGYVSLIDMSMAAFARPVYKQIGLYIQLIVAFASIFARAEVFAVKNKIIPSVADGLGMGIGFFLAMIVISFFRELLGKGALWGFPIVNGNPLLIMVLPAGGFFAVGLLMGFFNWVDIKLAERKAAAAETAAAPEIG; encoded by the coding sequence ATGGCTCACACTAATAAAAGCAACTGGGAATTAATAAAGAACGGGATGTTCAGCGAGAACACAATCTTCAGGATGGCCATCAGCCTGTGTCCTTCAATCGCGGTCACCAATAGTTTGAAGAACGGTTTTTTTATGGGCGCGGCGGTCATTGTTGTCCAGACAATGGTCAATTTTACAGTGTCATTAATAAGAAATTTCATTAACCCCAAGATCCGTATACCGATATTCATGATGGTCATTGCGGGGTATGTAAGTCTCATAGACATGTCAATGGCGGCATTCGCGCGCCCGGTTTACAAGCAGATAGGCCTTTATATACAGCTCATCGTTGCGTTTGCGTCGATCTTTGCAAGGGCCGAGGTCTTTGCGGTAAAGAACAAAATAATTCCGTCGGTAGCCGACGGCCTCGGCATGGGCATAGGTTTCTTTCTTGCGATGATAGTGATCAGCTTTTTCAGGGAGCTTCTCGGCAAAGGCGCTTTATGGGGCTTCCCGATTGTAAACGGCAATCCCCTTCTCATAATGGTGCTGCCCGCAGGCGGGTTTTTTGCGGTCGGCCTTTTGATGGGGTTTTTCAACTGGGTCGATATAAAATTAGCTGAACGCAAAGCGGCAGCGGCGGAGACGGCTGCTGCTCCGGAGATTGGTTAA
- a CDS encoding RnfABCDGE type electron transport complex subunit A: MDFGKLFQLVVAASLINNFVFTRFLGLCIFFGVSKKMETAVGMSVTFTAVMVISSALSWVVFKYLMVPLDITFLKIIVFIGIIAAFVQSADTIMKKVSPALYYKLGIYLALITTNCIILAVPLINSGEGYSFLESMAFGVGSGLGFALALVIMASIREKLELADIPAPFRGLPISFIVAGLIALAFTGFSGLITL, encoded by the coding sequence ATGGACTTTGGAAAACTTTTTCAGCTTGTAGTAGCCGCGTCATTGATCAACAACTTCGTCTTTACGAGATTCCTGGGGTTGTGTATCTTCTTCGGCGTTTCAAAAAAGATGGAGACCGCCGTTGGGATGAGCGTAACATTTACCGCGGTCATGGTCATAAGCTCCGCGCTGAGCTGGGTGGTTTTTAAATACCTGATGGTGCCGCTGGATATCACGTTCCTGAAGATAATTGTTTTCATCGGGATTATCGCTGCATTCGTGCAGTCCGCCGATACTATTATGAAGAAGGTCAGTCCCGCGCTCTATTACAAACTCGGCATCTACCTCGCGCTGATCACCACGAACTGCATAATCCTTGCAGTGCCACTGATAAATTCAGGCGAGGGATACAGCTTCCTTGAGAGCATGGCATTCGGCGTAGGTTCGGGATTAGGCTTTGCCCTTGCGCTTGTGATAATGGCGAGCATCCGCGAGAAGCTGGAGCTTGCAGACATACCGGCGCCTTTCAGGGGACTGCCGATATCGTTCATAGTCGCCGGGCTGATCGCCCTGGCATTTACGGGGTTCTCAGGATTGATAACGCTGTAA
- a CDS encoding RnfABCDGE type electron transport complex subunit B, which translates to MFKISRKIKTAIFTSALLLLSASALYAGVGGGVDARESVNLAEVLKFTAIFLAGISAIFGVGLAFAAKKFAVQEDPRIDQVSEVLAHAHCGACGFAGCRQYAEAVVLKPEVAPNLCTPGGKASAEAVAKITGKVMTQLEPKIARVFCQGGCSKSVRRFKYEGVADCRAAILASGGDKSCIYGCLGYGTCSRACPFGAITMSDDNLPVINPAKCTACGKCAQACPVKVIEILPMAKEVLVRCHSKDKGPATKKNCQVGCIACGICVKVCPYNAPSVTNNLSKIDLDKCKVCGLCVSKCPTNAIMDYIPKRPKAFITEKCIGCHMCAKVCPVNAPSGEMKKRHVIAQDKCIGCGICTSKCPVVAINGTFNYAGILQAFEAKKAARERAKAEQQPTVSA; encoded by the coding sequence ATGTTTAAAATTTCCAGAAAAATAAAAACTGCAATATTTACTTCCGCACTTTTGCTCTTAAGCGCGTCTGCGCTCTACGCCGGAGTCGGCGGCGGTGTTGATGCGCGTGAGTCGGTAAACCTTGCCGAGGTCCTAAAATTCACAGCGATATTCCTTGCCGGGATCAGCGCCATATTCGGCGTGGGACTTGCCTTTGCCGCCAAGAAGTTCGCTGTCCAGGAAGACCCCCGCATTGACCAGGTATCGGAAGTGCTTGCGCATGCCCATTGCGGCGCGTGCGGTTTCGCGGGCTGCAGGCAGTATGCCGAGGCAGTGGTCCTGAAGCCTGAGGTCGCACCGAATCTCTGTACGCCCGGCGGTAAGGCTTCCGCTGAAGCCGTTGCTAAAATTACAGGAAAGGTAATGACCCAGCTTGAGCCCAAGATCGCGCGTGTATTCTGCCAGGGAGGGTGCTCCAAGTCAGTGCGCAGGTTTAAATATGAAGGCGTTGCTGATTGCAGGGCCGCGATACTTGCAAGCGGCGGTGACAAATCATGTATCTACGGATGCCTTGGCTATGGGACCTGTTCAAGGGCCTGTCCTTTTGGCGCTATTACAATGAGTGATGACAACCTGCCTGTAATAAATCCGGCGAAATGCACGGCCTGCGGAAAATGCGCTCAGGCATGTCCGGTAAAGGTCATCGAGATACTGCCGATGGCAAAGGAAGTCCTTGTGCGCTGTCATTCAAAGGACAAGGGCCCTGCCACTAAGAAGAACTGCCAGGTTGGCTGTATTGCCTGCGGAATCTGTGTAAAGGTTTGTCCTTATAACGCCCCGTCAGTGACGAACAACCTCTCAAAGATTGATCTTGACAAATGCAAAGTCTGCGGTCTCTGTGTTTCAAAATGTCCGACTAACGCAATTATGGACTACATACCCAAGAGGCCGAAGGCATTCATTACAGAAAAATGCATCGGCTGTCATATGTGCGCAAAGGTATGCCCTGTGAATGCCCCCTCAGGCGAGATGAAGAAACGGCATGTCATCGCCCAGGACAAGTGCATCGGCTGCGGCATCTGCACATCCAAGTGTCCGGTTGTCGCAATCAACGGCACATTCAATTACGCCGGGATACTGCAGGCCTTTGAGGCCAAAAAAGCAGCGAGGGAAAGGGCAAAGGCGGAACAGCAGCCAACCGTAAGCGCTTAA